The Ranitomeya imitator isolate aRanImi1 chromosome 3, aRanImi1.pri, whole genome shotgun sequence genome has a window encoding:
- the LOC138671811 gene encoding odorant receptor 131-2-like: MSVWLKEGSAQEKSDIYEFFTSEKLNLVTFLFPISVRSHRRIAVIQFPMVNFTSIPRNDSAMSIYIEWVHAVTRTVLVVFNLLFFTFFLYIISVLLKVFFSNPHIWEKSRYILFVHMLINDTLYLALGNFLLLSTNYSVSLPVPVCFMLHTLVACSFRVTPYNLAVMSLERYVAICFPLRHLEFCTAKKARSMILVIWVIGVCPSIADLTVIMYSIEVSFLSLYVSCDASLLALTPQQNVIKSIINIFSFAVVALIIAFTYIKVMLVARKIGSGGSSALKARKTVMLHAFQLILCLVSFISTITETVFIKNISYLLISNFLIFTCFPRLLSPVIYGVRDEVFRKYIKKLYLIKY; encoded by the coding sequence ATGTCAGTTTGGTTAAAAGAAGGTTCGGCACAAGAGAAGTCAGATATTTATGAATTCTTCACATCTGAAAAGCTTAATCTTGTCACTTTCTTATTTCCTATCAGTGTTAGATCCCATAGAAGAATTGCCGTCATCCAGTTTCCAATGGTGAATTTTACATCTATCCCTAGGAATGATTCCGCAATGTCCATTTATATTGAATGGGTTCATGCGGTCACCCGAACTGTTCTTGTTGTTTTCAATCTTCTATTTTTCACCTTCTTCCTGTACATCATCTCTGTTCTTCTGAAGGTCTTCTTCTCCAATCCTCACATCTGGGAGAAGTCTCGTTACATCCTCTTTGTCCACATGCTCATCAATGATACATTGTATCTGGCTCTTGGAAATTTCCTTCTATTGTCTACCAATTATTCTGTATCCCTCCCGGTGCCGGTATGTTTCATGCTACACACCTTGGTCGCTTGCTCCTTTCGAGTGACTCCATACAACCTGGCCGTCATGTCTCTAGAACGTTACGTCGCCATATGTTTCCCCTTAAGACATCTAGAGTTTTGCACGGCAAAAAAAGCTCGTTCTATGATTCTCGTAATCTGGGTCATAGGAGTTTGTCCGAGTATTGCCGACCTGACTGTGATAATGTACTCGATTGAAGTAAGTTTTTTGTCATTGTATGTGTCTTGTGATGCTTCACTATTGGCTTTAACTCCCCAACAAAATGTAATAAAGTCCATCATCAATATCTTCAGCTTCGCCGTGGTCGCATTAATCATTGCATTTACTTACATTAAAGTAATGCTGGTTGCCAGGAAGATCGGATCTGGTGGGTCATCCGCCCTTAAAGCCAGAAAAACTGTGATGCTCCACGCCTTCCAGCTCATATTATGTTTGGTCTCCTTCATCTCCACCATCACCGAGACCGTATTTATCAAAAATATTAGTTACTTACTCATCTCAAACTTTCTTATATTCACGTGTTTCCCAAGGCTTCTTAGTCCGGTCATTTATGGGGTAAGAGATGAAGTTTTTCGTAAATATATCAAGAAATTATACTTAATAAAATACTGA